A single window of Triplophysa rosa linkage group LG2, Trosa_1v2, whole genome shotgun sequence DNA harbors:
- the mapkap1 gene encoding target of rapamycin complex 2 subunit MAPKAP1 isoform X1: protein MAFLDNPSIILAHIRQSHVTSDDTGMCEMVLIDHDVDLEKCHSSAASFGGGSSGGSVGDGSIGDGQTYDLSQSVDITSSWDFGIRRRSNTAQRLERLRKERQNQIKCKNIQWKERSSSQSAEDLSSLFEKKDFKERQRNKGSKSMLSLRLEQCPQQLNNPFNEYSKFDGKGHVGTTATKKIDVYLSMQSTQEKLHPMTVVTMANARVHDLIGLICWQYTGEGREPKLTENVNTYCLHIAEDDGEVDTDFPPLDSNEPIHKFGFSTLALVEKYSSPGLGPKQSLFVRINAAHGFSLIPVDSLKVTMKEVLQKALKKRKGSQKGSGPMYRLEKQTEPNVAVDLDSTLENQNTLEFCLVRENSSRGEESSEEDPPIDITTVQDMLSSHHYKSFKISMIHKLRFTTDVQLGISGEKVEIDPVTNQKTSTKFWIRQKPISIDSDLLCACDLVEEKSPSHAVFKLTYLSNHDYKALYFESDAATVNEIVLKVNYILESRASTSRADYFAQKQRKLNRRTSFSFQKDKKSGQ from the exons ATGGCGTTTCTCGACAACCCCAGCATTATCCTGGCCCACATCCGGCAGTCCCACGTGACCAGCGATGACACTGGGATGTGTGAAATGGTCCTGATCGATCACGACGTGGATCTAGAGAAATGCCATTCGTCTGCAGCGTCCTTTGGTGGAGGGTCATCGGGGGGTTCAGTTGGAGATGGCAGCATCGGAGACGGCCAGACCTATGACCTCTCTCAGTCTGTTGACATCACTTCCAGTTGGGACTTTGGCATTCGACGGCGCTCTAACACAG CTCAACGTCTGGAGCGCTTGAGGAAAGAACGGCAGAATCAAAtcaagtgtaaaaacatccagTGGAAGGAGAGAAGCTCGTCTCAGTCAG CAGAGGATTTGAGCTCGCTGTTTGAGAAAAAGGACTTTAAGGAACGGCAACGGAACAAGGGCAGTAAATCCATGCTCTCGCTGCGACTCGAACAGTGTCCCCAACAGCTCAACAACCCCTTTAATGAATACTCCAAATTCGATGGCAAG GGCCACGTTGGTACAACGGCAACCAAAAAAATTGACGTCTACCTCTCAATGCAGTCCACCCAAGAAAAGCTTCACCCCATGACGGTGGTCACCATGGCCAACGCTCGCGTCCACGATCTCATTGGGCTCATCTGCTGGCAGTACACCGGCGAGGGTCGGGAACCCAAGCTTAC AGAAAACGTCAACACCTACTGCCTGCACATCGCTGAGGATGATGGAGAGGTGGACACAGACTTCCCTCCGCTGGATTCCAATGAACCCATCCACAAGTTTGGCTTTAGCACCCTGGCACTGGTTGAGAAGTACTCGTCCCCTGGATTGGGACCCAAGCAGTCGCTCTTTGTTCGAAT AAACGCTGCCCATGGCTTCTCTCTGATCCCGGTGGACAGTCTTAAAGTGACCATGAAGGAAGTTCTTCAAAAGGCTCTTAAGAAGAGAAAGGGCTCCCAGAAAGGTTCAG GTCCCATGTACCGTCTGGAGAAGCAGACAGAACCGAACGTGGCGGTGGATCTGGACAGCACGCTGGAGAATCAAAACACACTCGAGTTCTGCTTGGTCCGGGAAAACA GTTCTCGAGGTGAGGAGAGCTCAGAAGAGGATCCACCCATAGACATCACTACAGTACAGGACATGTTGAGCAGTCACCACTACAAGTCCTTCAAGATCAGCATGATCCACAAACTGCGCTTCACCACTGACGTTCAGCTAG GAATATCCGGAGAGAAGGTGGAAATCGACCCCGTCACCAATCAGAAGACCAGCACAAAGTTCTGGATCAGACAGAAGCCCATCTCCATCGACTCAGACCTGCTGTGTGCCTGCGACCTGGTGGAGGAGAAGAGTCCAA GTCATGCAGTATTCAAGCTCACATATCTAAGCAACCACGACTACAAGGCGCTGTACTTTGAGTCTGATGCTGCTACAGTCAATGAGATTGTGCTTAAG GTGAACTACATCCTGGAGTCTCGTGCCAGCACTTCACGGGCGGATTATTTTGCGCAGAAGCAGCGCAAACTCAACCGCCGCACTAGCTTCAGTTTCCAGAAAGACAAGAAGTCGGGCCAGTAG
- the mapkap1 gene encoding target of rapamycin complex 2 subunit MAPKAP1 isoform X2 encodes MAFLDNPSIILAHIRQSHVTSDDTGMCEMVLIDHDVDLEKCHSSAASFGGGSSGGSVGDGSIGDGQTYDLSQSVDITSSWDFGIRRRSNTAQRLERLRKERQNQIKCKNIQWKERSSSQSEDLSSLFEKKDFKERQRNKGSKSMLSLRLEQCPQQLNNPFNEYSKFDGKGHVGTTATKKIDVYLSMQSTQEKLHPMTVVTMANARVHDLIGLICWQYTGEGREPKLTENVNTYCLHIAEDDGEVDTDFPPLDSNEPIHKFGFSTLALVEKYSSPGLGPKQSLFVRINAAHGFSLIPVDSLKVTMKEVLQKALKKRKGSQKGSGPMYRLEKQTEPNVAVDLDSTLENQNTLEFCLVRENSSRGEESSEEDPPIDITTVQDMLSSHHYKSFKISMIHKLRFTTDVQLGISGEKVEIDPVTNQKTSTKFWIRQKPISIDSDLLCACDLVEEKSPSHAVFKLTYLSNHDYKALYFESDAATVNEIVLKVNYILESRASTSRADYFAQKQRKLNRRTSFSFQKDKKSGQ; translated from the exons ATGGCGTTTCTCGACAACCCCAGCATTATCCTGGCCCACATCCGGCAGTCCCACGTGACCAGCGATGACACTGGGATGTGTGAAATGGTCCTGATCGATCACGACGTGGATCTAGAGAAATGCCATTCGTCTGCAGCGTCCTTTGGTGGAGGGTCATCGGGGGGTTCAGTTGGAGATGGCAGCATCGGAGACGGCCAGACCTATGACCTCTCTCAGTCTGTTGACATCACTTCCAGTTGGGACTTTGGCATTCGACGGCGCTCTAACACAG CTCAACGTCTGGAGCGCTTGAGGAAAGAACGGCAGAATCAAAtcaagtgtaaaaacatccagTGGAAGGAGAGAAGCTCGTCTCAGTCAG AGGATTTGAGCTCGCTGTTTGAGAAAAAGGACTTTAAGGAACGGCAACGGAACAAGGGCAGTAAATCCATGCTCTCGCTGCGACTCGAACAGTGTCCCCAACAGCTCAACAACCCCTTTAATGAATACTCCAAATTCGATGGCAAG GGCCACGTTGGTACAACGGCAACCAAAAAAATTGACGTCTACCTCTCAATGCAGTCCACCCAAGAAAAGCTTCACCCCATGACGGTGGTCACCATGGCCAACGCTCGCGTCCACGATCTCATTGGGCTCATCTGCTGGCAGTACACCGGCGAGGGTCGGGAACCCAAGCTTAC AGAAAACGTCAACACCTACTGCCTGCACATCGCTGAGGATGATGGAGAGGTGGACACAGACTTCCCTCCGCTGGATTCCAATGAACCCATCCACAAGTTTGGCTTTAGCACCCTGGCACTGGTTGAGAAGTACTCGTCCCCTGGATTGGGACCCAAGCAGTCGCTCTTTGTTCGAAT AAACGCTGCCCATGGCTTCTCTCTGATCCCGGTGGACAGTCTTAAAGTGACCATGAAGGAAGTTCTTCAAAAGGCTCTTAAGAAGAGAAAGGGCTCCCAGAAAGGTTCAG GTCCCATGTACCGTCTGGAGAAGCAGACAGAACCGAACGTGGCGGTGGATCTGGACAGCACGCTGGAGAATCAAAACACACTCGAGTTCTGCTTGGTCCGGGAAAACA GTTCTCGAGGTGAGGAGAGCTCAGAAGAGGATCCACCCATAGACATCACTACAGTACAGGACATGTTGAGCAGTCACCACTACAAGTCCTTCAAGATCAGCATGATCCACAAACTGCGCTTCACCACTGACGTTCAGCTAG GAATATCCGGAGAGAAGGTGGAAATCGACCCCGTCACCAATCAGAAGACCAGCACAAAGTTCTGGATCAGACAGAAGCCCATCTCCATCGACTCAGACCTGCTGTGTGCCTGCGACCTGGTGGAGGAGAAGAGTCCAA GTCATGCAGTATTCAAGCTCACATATCTAAGCAACCACGACTACAAGGCGCTGTACTTTGAGTCTGATGCTGCTACAGTCAATGAGATTGTGCTTAAG GTGAACTACATCCTGGAGTCTCGTGCCAGCACTTCACGGGCGGATTATTTTGCGCAGAAGCAGCGCAAACTCAACCGCCGCACTAGCTTCAGTTTCCAGAAAGACAAGAAGTCGGGCCAGTAG